Proteins from a single region of Streptomyces spectabilis:
- a CDS encoding DNA-3-methyladenine glycosylase family protein, translating to MSSRRTWAPRTPLDLGLTLGPLRRGPADPTFRTTPDGSVWRATRTPQGPGTLRVALRAGTAEAEAWGPGADWLLEGLPGLLGAADDPDAFTARHRLVAHTERRRQGLRLTRTGLVLESLIPSVLEQKVTTDEAYRAWRLLVRKYGEPAPGPTPPQARMHVMPDPATWRRVPSWEWHKAGVDDKRASAILRAARVAGRLEEAAAMPPEEARARLELVPGIGPWTSAETVQRSNGAPDAVTVGDLHLPGVIGYALADERDADDARMLELLAPYEGQRHRAARLILLSGRTPPRRTPKMPRTDIATL from the coding sequence ATGTCCTCCCGCCGCACCTGGGCCCCCAGGACCCCCCTGGACCTGGGCCTCACCCTGGGCCCCCTGCGCCGCGGGCCCGCCGATCCCACCTTCCGCACCACCCCGGACGGCTCGGTCTGGCGAGCCACCCGCACCCCGCAGGGCCCCGGGACCCTGCGCGTGGCGCTGCGCGCGGGCACGGCGGAGGCGGAGGCCTGGGGTCCGGGGGCGGACTGGCTCCTGGAGGGACTTCCCGGGCTGCTCGGCGCCGCGGACGACCCGGACGCCTTCACGGCCCGCCACCGCCTGGTCGCGCACACGGAGCGCCGCCGCCAGGGCCTGCGCCTGACCCGCACGGGCCTGGTCCTCGAGTCGCTGATCCCCTCGGTCCTCGAACAGAAGGTGACCACGGACGAGGCGTACCGCGCCTGGCGCCTGCTGGTCCGCAAGTACGGCGAACCGGCCCCGGGCCCGACGCCTCCGCAGGCCCGCATGCACGTGATGCCGGACCCGGCGACGTGGCGCCGCGTCCCGTCCTGGGAGTGGCACAAGGCGGGCGTGGACGACAAGCGCGCCTCGGCGATCCTGCGCGCCGCGCGGGTGGCGGGCCGCCTGGAGGAGGCGGCGGCGATGCCTCCGGAAGAGGCCAGGGCCCGTCTGGAGCTGGTCCCCGGCATCGGCCCCTGGACCTCGGCGGAGACGGTCCAGCGCAGCAACGGCGCCCCCGACGCCGTCACCGTCGGCGACCTGCACCTCCCCGGCGTCATCGGCTACGCCCTGGCGGACGAACGCGACGCCGACGACGCCCGCATGCTGGAACTCCTGGCCCCCTACGAGGGCCAGCGCCACCGGGCGGCCCGGCTGATCCTCCTCAGCGGCCGCACCCCGCCACGACGCACCCCGAAGATGCCCAGGACCGACATCGCGACCCTCTAG
- a CDS encoding nucleotidyltransferase family protein, with amino-acid sequence MTEAILLVGGKGTRLRPLTVNTPKPMVPAAGVPFLTHQLARARAAGVDHIVLATSYLAEVFEPYFGDGSALGLHIEYVTEEEPLGTGGALRNVASRLRSGPQDPVLVFNGDILTGLDIRALVAEHERTRADVSLHLTRVTDPRAYGLVPTDESGKVLAFLEKPQTPEEIVTDQINAGAYVFRRSVIDTIPAGRPVSVERETFPELLASGAHLQGMVDSTYWLDLGTPQAFVRGSADLVLGRAPSPAVPGRCGDRLVLPSARVASDAKLTGGTVIGEHAVVGEGARLYGSTILSGAVIEPGAVITDSLIGARASVGARSVLTGAVVGDGARIGADNELRDGVRVWCEATLPAGSVRFSSDQ; translated from the coding sequence GTGACAGAAGCGATCCTCCTGGTCGGCGGCAAGGGCACCCGGTTGCGGCCGCTCACGGTGAACACACCCAAGCCCATGGTCCCGGCGGCGGGCGTCCCGTTCCTCACCCACCAGCTCGCCAGGGCCCGTGCGGCGGGCGTGGACCACATCGTCCTCGCCACGTCGTACCTGGCGGAGGTGTTCGAGCCGTACTTCGGCGACGGCTCGGCGCTCGGTCTCCACATCGAGTACGTCACCGAGGAGGAGCCCCTGGGCACCGGCGGCGCCCTCCGCAACGTGGCGTCGCGCCTCCGCTCGGGCCCGCAGGACCCCGTCCTCGTCTTCAACGGCGACATCCTCACGGGCCTGGACATCCGCGCCCTGGTCGCCGAGCACGAGCGGACGCGGGCGGACGTCTCGCTGCACCTGACCCGGGTCACGGACCCGCGCGCGTACGGCCTGGTCCCCACGGACGAGTCGGGCAAGGTCCTCGCCTTCCTGGAGAAGCCGCAGACCCCCGAGGAGATCGTCACCGACCAGATCAACGCGGGCGCGTACGTGTTCCGCCGCTCGGTCATCGACACCATCCCCGCGGGCCGCCCCGTCTCCGTCGAGCGCGAGACCTTCCCCGAGCTGCTCGCCTCCGGGGCGCACCTCCAGGGCATGGTCGACTCGACGTACTGGCTGGACCTCGGCACCCCGCAGGCCTTCGTGCGCGGCTCCGCCGACCTCGTCCTCGGCCGCGCCCCGTCGCCCGCGGTGCCCGGCCGCTGCGGCGACCGCCTGGTCCTGCCGTCCGCCCGGGTCGCCTCCGACGCCAAGCTGACCGGCGGCACGGTGATCGGCGAGCACGCGGTGGTCGGCGAGGGCGCCCGCCTCTACGGCAGCACGATCCTGTCCGGCGCGGTCATCGAGCCCGGCGCCGTCATCACCGACTCGCTCATCGGCGCCCGTGCCTCGGTGGGGGCCCGCTCGGTCCTCACCGGCGCGGTGGTGGGCGACGGCGCGCGGATCGGCGCGGACAACGAACTGCGGGACGGCGTACGCGTCTGGTGCGAGGCCACGCTCCCGGCGGGATCGGTCCGCTTCTCCTCGGACCAGTAG
- a CDS encoding peptidoglycan recognition protein family protein, translating to MRGFLASSIGVTCAAALALPLALPSAAAATAAGPPAAGALPGSTQSLPLAPLGSDRAGGAARAEGLPRRDVRPFSLLGVVWDDPDAELRGSVQVRTRATGTTVWSAWQDVETHNHEHAADPGTAERDSGRVRGTTAPLWVGDSDGVEVRVRALAAQRATGARAGEPGEADARASAAAYDPPGRAPAHDPHAQAFAGDVVNPLPAGLRLELVDPGAEPPPGGTPADAPRANTMTAEAAASSAVNADLTPLGALTVPELTKERTEADVLAARGAGARPYVGPRPRIVTRRGWGADERLRERDFAYTKTVKAAFVHHSATGNNYRCSQAPSVLRSIYRYHVMSSGWRDIGYNFAVDKCGNIYEGRAGGVAKAVLGAHTLGFNTNSMGIAVLGTYTSAAPPKAAVTAVARLTAWKLGLFGANPRGTTYLKSGGGNLYRKGTKVRLHVISGHRDGFATECPGRRLYSKLGTARSASARYQGR from the coding sequence ATGCGTGGATTCCTTGCTTCCTCGATCGGTGTCACCTGCGCGGCGGCTCTGGCCCTGCCCCTCGCCCTCCCGTCGGCGGCCGCCGCCACGGCCGCCGGGCCGCCCGCGGCGGGGGCGCTGCCCGGCAGCACCCAGTCGCTCCCGCTGGCCCCGCTCGGCTCGGACCGGGCGGGCGGGGCGGCCCGTGCGGAGGGCCTGCCGCGGCGTGACGTACGGCCGTTCTCCCTGCTCGGCGTGGTCTGGGACGACCCGGACGCCGAACTGCGCGGCAGCGTCCAGGTCCGCACCCGCGCCACCGGCACCACGGTCTGGTCCGCCTGGCAGGACGTCGAGACGCACAACCACGAACACGCCGCCGACCCCGGCACGGCCGAGCGCGACTCCGGCCGGGTACGCGGCACGACGGCACCGCTGTGGGTGGGCGACTCGGACGGCGTGGAGGTACGCGTACGAGCGCTCGCCGCGCAGCGCGCGACGGGCGCACGCGCCGGGGAGCCGGGCGAGGCGGACGCTCGGGCCTCCGCGGCGGCCTACGACCCGCCCGGCCGGGCCCCGGCCCACGACCCCCACGCCCAGGCCTTCGCGGGCGACGTCGTGAACCCGCTCCCCGCCGGGCTGCGCCTCGAACTCGTGGACCCCGGGGCGGAGCCCCCGCCCGGCGGCACCCCGGCCGACGCGCCGCGCGCGAACACCATGACCGCCGAGGCCGCGGCCTCCTCCGCCGTGAACGCCGACCTCACCCCGCTCGGCGCCCTGACCGTCCCCGAGCTGACGAAGGAGCGTACGGAAGCCGACGTGCTCGCGGCCCGCGGCGCCGGGGCCCGGCCCTACGTCGGCCCGCGCCCGCGCATCGTCACGCGCCGCGGCTGGGGCGCCGACGAGCGGCTTCGCGAACGGGACTTCGCGTACACGAAGACCGTCAAGGCCGCCTTCGTGCACCACAGCGCCACCGGCAACAACTACCGCTGCTCACAGGCGCCCTCCGTCCTGCGCAGTATCTACCGCTACCACGTGATGAGCAGCGGCTGGCGCGACATCGGCTACAACTTCGCCGTCGACAAGTGCGGAAACATCTACGAAGGCCGCGCCGGGGGCGTGGCGAAGGCGGTCCTCGGCGCCCACACCCTCGGTTTCAACACCAACAGCATGGGCATCGCCGTCCTCGGCACCTACACCAGTGCCGCACCGCCGAAGGCCGCGGTCACCGCCGTCGCCCGCCTCACGGCGTGGAAGCTCGGCCTGTTCGGGGCCAATCCCCGCGGAACCACATACCTGAAGTCGGGAGGTGGCAACCTCTACAGGAAGGGCACGAAGGTCCGGCTGCATGTGATCTCCGGCCATCGGGACGGGTTCGCCACCGAGTGCCCGGGGCGCCGCCTTTACAGCAAACTCGGCACGGCCCGCAGCGCGTCGGCTCGCTACCAGGGCCGCTGA
- a CDS encoding TIGR03089 family protein — protein MNANDRTPADLLRSALAADPARPLVTYYDDATGERVELSVATFANWVAKTANLLQGDLAAEPGDRLALLLPAHWQTAVWLLACSSVGVVADVGGDPARADLVVSGPDTLQAARACSGERVALALRPLGGRFPQTPDGFVDYAVEVPSQGDRFAPYAPVDPDEPALAVAGAELTGAEVVARALDDAAGLGLSAGARLLSGLPYDGWDGLSAGLYAPLAAGGSVVLCRHLDRLAEGGLEKRVEAERVTVTAG, from the coding sequence GTGAACGCCAACGACCGCACCCCTGCCGACCTGCTGCGATCCGCGCTCGCCGCCGACCCGGCGCGCCCGCTCGTCACGTACTACGACGACGCCACCGGTGAGCGCGTGGAATTGTCCGTGGCCACCTTCGCCAATTGGGTGGCCAAGACCGCCAATCTGCTCCAGGGCGACCTCGCCGCCGAGCCCGGCGACCGGCTCGCCCTGCTCCTGCCCGCGCACTGGCAGACGGCCGTGTGGCTGCTCGCCTGCTCCTCGGTGGGCGTCGTCGCGGACGTCGGCGGCGACCCGGCCCGCGCCGACCTCGTCGTCTCCGGCCCCGACACCCTTCAGGCGGCGCGGGCCTGCTCCGGGGAGCGGGTGGCGCTCGCGCTGCGGCCGCTCGGCGGGCGCTTCCCGCAGACCCCGGACGGTTTCGTCGACTACGCGGTCGAGGTGCCGAGCCAGGGCGACCGCTTCGCGCCGTACGCGCCGGTGGACCCGGACGAGCCCGCCCTCGCCGTCGCCGGGGCCGAGCTGACAGGGGCCGAGGTGGTGGCGCGGGCCCTGGACGACGCCGCCGGGCTCGGGCTCTCCGCCGGGGCGCGGCTGCTGTCCGGCCTCCCCTACGACGGCTGGGACGGGCTGAGCGCGGGCCTCTACGCGCCGCTCGCCGCCGGCGGGTCCGTGGTGCTGTGCCGGCACCTCGACCGCCTGGCCGAGGGCGGCCTGGAGAAGCGGGTGGAGGCGGAGCGGGTCACCGTGACGGCGGGGTAG
- a CDS encoding LCP family protein, with protein sequence MTDSTYGPGAGASPSGLAARRRRRRWLRYAGVATAVVVLAAGGAGWAVYQKLDGNITEDTDAAAELARYEKERPTPLVHDAQNILLIGSDTRTGRGNRKYGRDLGTQRSDTTILLHLAADRQSATAVSLPRDLMVHIPSCRRPDGSRTRAQFAQFNWAFEFGGTACTIRTVEKLTNIRVDHHMVVDFAGFKDMVDAVDGVQVCLKEPVDDSAAKLRLPAGRQTLNGEQALGFVRARKSLGNGSDTERMDRQQEFLGALVNKVRSNDVLLNPVKLYPVLDAATSSLTTDPGIASLRGLYELVRGLRNIPTERVQFLTVPRRSYTYDANRDELVEPAADELFTRLRQDEPVQVTRARPDASAASTTSNSDESAYESGDDGGEYEEEDGEWSDGKPDDPTHTPSPAPTFRGNTAAGSTCT encoded by the coding sequence GTGACCGACAGCACGTACGGACCGGGCGCGGGGGCGAGTCCGTCGGGGCTCGCCGCGCGGCGCCGCAGACGACGCTGGCTGCGGTACGCCGGGGTCGCCACGGCCGTGGTCGTACTGGCGGCGGGCGGCGCGGGCTGGGCCGTGTACCAGAAGCTGGACGGGAACATCACGGAGGACACCGACGCCGCCGCCGAGCTCGCGCGCTACGAGAAGGAGCGGCCGACCCCGCTCGTGCACGACGCGCAGAACATCCTCCTGATCGGCTCGGACACCCGCACGGGGCGCGGCAACCGCAAGTACGGGCGCGACCTCGGCACCCAGCGCTCGGACACCACGATCCTGCTGCACCTGGCAGCCGACCGGCAGAGCGCCACCGCGGTGTCGCTGCCGCGCGACCTGATGGTGCACATCCCCAGCTGCCGCCGCCCGGACGGCTCCCGCACCCGGGCCCAATTCGCGCAGTTCAACTGGGCGTTCGAGTTCGGCGGCACGGCCTGCACGATCCGTACGGTGGAGAAGCTCACGAACATCCGCGTCGACCACCACATGGTCGTGGACTTCGCCGGATTCAAGGACATGGTGGACGCCGTCGACGGCGTGCAGGTGTGCCTGAAGGAGCCGGTGGACGACTCCGCGGCGAAGCTGCGGCTTCCGGCGGGGCGGCAGACGCTCAACGGCGAACAGGCCCTGGGATTCGTCCGCGCGCGCAAGTCGCTCGGCAACGGCAGCGACACCGAACGCATGGACCGGCAGCAGGAGTTCCTCGGCGCGCTCGTCAACAAAGTGCGCAGCAATGACGTCCTGCTGAATCCGGTGAAGCTCTATCCCGTCCTGGACGCGGCCACGTCGTCACTCACCACGGACCCGGGGATCGCGAGCCTGCGCGGTTTGTACGAACTGGTGCGCGGACTACGCAATATCCCTACAGAACGGGTGCAATTCCTCACGGTGCCGCGCCGCTCGTACACGTACGACGCGAATCGGGACGAGCTGGTGGAGCCCGCGGCCGACGAACTCTTCACCCGGCTCCGCCAGGACGAACCGGTGCAGGTGACCCGCGCACGGCCGGACGCCTCGGCCGCCTCGACCACCTCGAACAGCGACGAATCCGCGTACGAGAGCGGCGACGACGGCGGGGAGTACGAAGAAGAGGACGGCGAGTGGAGCGACGGGAAGCCGGACGACCCCACGCACACGCCGAGTCCGGCCCCCACATTCCGGGGCAACACGGCTGCCGGATCCACCTGTACGTAA
- a CDS encoding LCP family protein has protein sequence MDAQGRGRAENIDPADQWVLNPQTGDYELRLSPSAEQSAPQTGVPGPRRAAPRRGAARPADPQQGTPHEGAPRPGARGPERPGGRGGGREQVPGQRRRRAAQPEAAAGSRRKGKTKKKSTGKRILAWTGGTVAFVLVAAGVGGYLYYQHLNGNITSVSDDGAGTGGFSKDRAINILLIGTDKRSGSGNKGYGDEGSVGHADTTLLLHVSKDRSNATALSIPRDMITDIPDCPTEQDDGSMKTIPGSQKVRFNESLGQSERTPSCVMRTVTEITGIKLDHFMVADFNAVKTLSSAVDGVDVCLAKDIDDPKSHLKLPAGEHSIEGEDALAFVRTRYTVGNGGDLSRIQLQQQFLSSLMRKLKSNDTLTNPKKMISLAEAGTKALTVDSKIADIMKLRDLGMELGKLDMKNLTFATAPVVDNPAEKKPVTVVLNKPKSDELFSMMREDVSLTEVKKQEKKEKAAVAARLKGPRAEAGDVRVDVYNGSERNGAAQETLSWLQNTEGVTKSSQLGNAGKQGKTTVEYGPGQADEARKLADLMGLPAAALKPGKSEKNAQGLPAMVLTLGADFKGAGTPIKAPSKAPDGIQKVEADKTVCAK, from the coding sequence GTGGACGCGCAAGGCCGTGGGCGGGCAGAGAACATCGATCCCGCAGACCAGTGGGTACTCAATCCGCAGACCGGCGACTACGAGCTGCGACTGAGTCCTTCCGCAGAGCAGTCGGCACCCCAGACCGGCGTGCCCGGACCGCGCAGGGCGGCGCCGCGGCGGGGAGCCGCGCGCCCGGCGGACCCGCAGCAGGGCACGCCGCACGAGGGCGCCCCGCGCCCCGGCGCGCGCGGGCCCGAACGGCCGGGGGGCCGGGGCGGCGGCCGGGAGCAGGTGCCGGGCCAGCGCAGGCGCCGTGCCGCGCAGCCGGAGGCGGCGGCGGGCAGTCGGCGCAAGGGCAAGACCAAGAAGAAGTCCACCGGCAAGCGGATACTGGCGTGGACGGGCGGCACGGTCGCCTTCGTGCTCGTCGCGGCCGGCGTCGGCGGCTATCTGTACTACCAGCACCTGAACGGCAACATCACGTCCGTCTCCGACGACGGCGCGGGCACCGGCGGGTTCAGCAAGGACCGCGCCATCAACATCCTGCTCATCGGCACGGACAAGCGCAGCGGCTCGGGCAACAAGGGCTACGGCGACGAGGGCAGCGTCGGGCACGCGGACACCACGTTGCTGCTGCACGTCTCCAAGGACCGCTCCAACGCGACGGCCCTGAGCATCCCGCGCGACATGATCACGGACATCCCGGACTGCCCCACCGAGCAGGACGACGGCTCCATGAAGACCATCCCGGGCTCGCAGAAAGTCCGCTTCAACGAGAGCCTCGGACAGAGCGAGCGCACGCCCAGCTGCGTCATGCGCACGGTCACGGAGATCACCGGCATAAAGCTCGACCACTTCATGGTCGCGGACTTCAACGCGGTCAAGACGCTGTCCAGCGCGGTCGACGGCGTGGACGTGTGCCTCGCCAAGGACATCGACGACCCCAAGTCGCATCTGAAGCTGCCCGCGGGCGAGCACTCGATCGAGGGCGAGGACGCGCTGGCGTTCGTCCGGACCCGGTACACCGTGGGCAACGGCGGCGACCTGAGCCGGATCCAGCTCCAGCAGCAGTTCCTCAGCTCGCTGATGCGCAAGCTGAAGTCGAACGACACCCTGACGAACCCGAAGAAGATGATAAGTCTGGCGGAAGCGGGCACGAAGGCGCTCACCGTCGACTCCAAGATCGCCGACATAATGAAACTCCGTGACCTCGGCATGGAGCTCGGCAAGCTCGACATGAAGAACCTGACCTTCGCGACGGCCCCGGTGGTCGACAACCCCGCCGAGAAGAAGCCCGTCACGGTCGTCCTGAACAAGCCCAAGTCCGACGAGCTGTTCTCGATGATGCGCGAGGACGTGTCGCTGACCGAGGTCAAGAAGCAGGAGAAGAAGGAGAAGGCCGCCGTGGCCGCGCGGCTCAAGGGCCCGCGCGCCGAGGCGGGTGACGTCCGCGTCGACGTCTACAACGGCAGCGAGAGGAACGGCGCCGCTCAGGAAACTCTCAGCTGGCTGCAGAACACTGAGGGCGTGACGAAGTCCAGCCAGCTCGGCAACGCGGGCAAGCAGGGCAAGACGACCGTGGAGTACGGCCCGGGCCAGGCCGACGAGGCCCGGAAGCTGGCCGACCTCATGGGGCTGCCCGCCGCCGCCCTGAAGCCGGGCAAGAGCGAGAAGAACGCGCAGGGGCTCCCGGCGATGGTGCTGACCCTCGGTGCCGACTTCAAGGGCGCGGGGACGCCCATCAAGGCTCCGTCGAAGGCTCCGGACGG